In Ovis canadensis isolate MfBH-ARS-UI-01 breed Bighorn chromosome 3, ARS-UI_OviCan_v2, whole genome shotgun sequence, one DNA window encodes the following:
- the LOC138436659 gene encoding large ribosomal subunit protein eL42-like — MVNVPKTRRTFCKKCGKHQPHKVTQYKKGKGSLYAQGKRRYDRKQSGCGGQTKPIFQKKAKTTKKIVLRLECVEPHGRSKRMLAIKRCKHFELGGDKRKGQVIQF; from the coding sequence ATGGTGAATGTTCCCAAAACCCGCCGGACTTTCTGTAAGAAGTGTGGGAAGCATCAGCCCCACAAAGTGACACAGTACAAGAAGGGCAAGGGTTCTCTGTATGCCCAGGGAAAGCGGCGCTATGACAGGAAACAGAGTGGCTGTGGTGGGCAGACTAAGCCGATTTTCCAGAAAAAGGCTAAAACCACAAAGAAGATTGTACTGAGGCTTGAATGTGTTGAGCCCCACGGTAGATCAAAGAGAATGCTGGCTATTAAGAGATGCAAGCATTTTGAGCTGGGAGGTGATAAGAGAAAGGGCCAAGTGATCCAGTTTTGA